The proteins below are encoded in one region of Micromonospora yangpuensis:
- a CDS encoding LLM class flavin-dependent oxidoreductase — protein sequence MSVLDLAPVAAGTTAGAALRHTTELARRTEELGYRRFWVAEHHNMPAIASSAPAVLLAHLAANTSSIRLGSGGVMLPNHAPLVVAEQFGTLEALHPGRIDLGIGRAPGTDQVTALALRRTMEGLSAEGFPQELADLVNYFTGERPGPITATPGRGDMPAVWLLGSSGFSAQLAGLLGLPFSFAHHFSAQHTLPALALYRKHFRPSRWLAEPYAMVAVNAVCADTDERAEWLAAPSALSFLRLRSGRPEPLATPQEAAEYPYTEVEREFVLARREGQALGSPETVRRQLTELLARTGADELMLTTLVYDVADRVRSFELIAEKVAGGLRRSA from the coding sequence ATGTCTGTTCTTGACCTTGCTCCGGTCGCGGCCGGGACCACCGCCGGCGCGGCCCTGCGGCACACCACCGAGCTGGCCCGACGTACCGAGGAGTTGGGCTACCGCCGGTTCTGGGTGGCCGAGCACCACAACATGCCGGCGATCGCGAGTTCCGCGCCGGCGGTGTTGCTGGCGCACCTGGCGGCGAACACCTCGTCCATCCGGTTGGGTTCGGGTGGGGTGATGTTGCCCAACCACGCGCCGTTGGTGGTGGCCGAACAGTTCGGCACCCTGGAGGCGTTGCATCCGGGGCGGATCGATCTGGGGATCGGGCGGGCGCCCGGCACCGACCAGGTGACCGCGTTGGCGTTGCGGCGCACGATGGAGGGGCTGTCGGCGGAGGGTTTCCCGCAGGAGTTGGCGGATCTGGTGAACTACTTCACCGGTGAGCGGCCGGGGCCGATCACGGCCACGCCGGGCCGGGGGGACATGCCGGCGGTGTGGCTGTTGGGTTCCAGTGGGTTCAGCGCGCAGTTGGCCGGGCTGCTGGGGTTGCCGTTCTCGTTCGCGCACCACTTCAGTGCGCAGCACACGTTGCCGGCGTTGGCGTTGTACCGCAAGCACTTCCGGCCGTCGCGGTGGCTGGCCGAGCCGTACGCGATGGTGGCGGTGAACGCGGTCTGTGCCGACACCGACGAGCGGGCGGAGTGGCTGGCCGCGCCGAGCGCGTTGTCGTTCCTGCGGTTGCGTTCGGGGCGGCCGGAGCCGTTGGCCACCCCGCAGGAGGCGGCGGAGTACCCGTACACCGAGGTGGAGCGGGAGTTCGTGCTGGCCCGGCGGGAGGGGCAGGCGTTGGGGTCGCCGGAGACGGTCCGGCGGCAGTTGACGGAGTTGTTGGCGCGTACCGGTGCGGACGAGTTGATGTTGACCACGCTGGTGTACGACGTGGCCGACCGGGTGCGGTCGTTCGAGTTGATCGCCGAGAAGGTGGCCGGTGGCCTGCGCCGGAGTGCCTGA
- a CDS encoding trans-sulfuration enzyme family protein, with the protein MTTVDTRAVHAGRADLAALGVHAPPIDLSTTNPLPSVDAGGHTYETLATGGTLPTGDSPVYQRLWNPTVARFETALADLEGTTDAVAFASGMAALTATLLAAATDGRRHVVAVRPLYGGTDHVLATGLLGTTVSWAHPEQVATAIRPDTALVIAETPANPTLDLVDIAALADAAGDVPLLVDNTVATCVLQQPARHGAALVLHSATKSIGGHGDVLAGVVACDAGWATRLRQVRALTGAILHPLGGYLLHRGLQTLPLRVRAQQAGAEKLAGWLAGHRAVTRVHHPSLHDPAGLVGRQLAGGGSLLAFEVAGGAPAATAVADACRLITHAVSLGGVDTLIQHPASLTHRPVAGDARPAAGLLRLSVGLEDPEDLRDDLARALATLG; encoded by the coding sequence ATGACGACCGTGGACACCCGAGCCGTGCACGCCGGCCGCGCCGACCTGGCCGCCCTCGGCGTCCACGCCCCACCCATCGACCTGTCCACCACCAACCCGCTGCCCTCGGTCGACGCCGGCGGCCACACCTACGAGACCCTCGCCACCGGCGGCACCCTCCCCACCGGCGACAGCCCCGTCTACCAGCGCCTCTGGAACCCCACCGTCGCCCGGTTCGAAACCGCCCTCGCCGACCTCGAAGGCACCACCGACGCCGTCGCCTTCGCCAGCGGCATGGCCGCCCTCACCGCCACCCTGCTCGCCGCCGCCACCGACGGACGACGACACGTCGTCGCCGTCCGCCCCCTCTACGGCGGCACCGACCACGTCCTGGCCACCGGGCTGCTCGGCACCACCGTCAGCTGGGCCCACCCCGAGCAGGTCGCCACCGCGATCCGCCCCGACACCGCACTGGTCATCGCCGAGACCCCCGCCAACCCCACCCTCGACCTCGTCGACATCGCCGCCCTGGCCGACGCCGCCGGCGACGTACCCCTGCTCGTCGACAACACCGTCGCCACCTGCGTACTCCAGCAACCCGCCCGGCACGGCGCGGCCCTGGTCCTGCACAGCGCCACCAAGAGCATCGGCGGACACGGCGACGTCCTCGCCGGCGTCGTCGCCTGCGACGCCGGCTGGGCCACCCGACTACGCCAGGTCCGCGCCCTCACCGGCGCGATCCTGCACCCCCTCGGCGGATACCTCCTGCACCGCGGCCTGCAGACCCTGCCGCTACGGGTGCGCGCCCAGCAGGCCGGCGCCGAGAAACTCGCCGGCTGGCTCGCCGGTCACCGGGCCGTCACCCGGGTCCACCACCCCAGCCTGCACGACCCCGCCGGGCTGGTCGGCCGCCAACTCGCCGGCGGCGGCAGCCTGCTCGCCTTCGAGGTAGCCGGCGGCGCGCCCGCCGCCACCGCCGTCGCTGACGCCTGCCGGCTCATCACCCACGCCGTCTCCCTCGGCGGCGTGGACACCCTCATCCAACATCCCGCCTCGCTCACCCACCGCCCGGTCGCCGGCGACGCCCGACCCGCAGCCGGACTCCTGCGCCTCTCGGTAGGCCTGGAGGACCCCGAGGACCTCCGCGACGACCTGGCCCGCGCCCTGGCCACCCTCGGCTGA
- a CDS encoding cellulose binding domain-containing protein — translation MPTKHLRRRTPARTRAVLAAVAAVGTLAAGTLPTVAAADAAGCRVDYRITNQWTGGFGADVTVTNLGDPIDGWTLTWSFAAGQQVVQAWNATVTSTGAQVTARDAGYNAVLGTGGTASFGFNGSWTASNPVPTSFALNGTTCTGATPPPTSPPTPTIGPPTMPPTTPPPTTGPPTNPPAGAKQLENLDRGLVSVRSGNGNLVSWRLLGTETTGVSFNLYRGATRVNATPITGATNHLDTGAAAGSTYTVRAVVGGVEQAASAPALQFGAGYLDVPLQIPPGGTTGSGEAYTYTANDASVGDLDGDGRYEIVLKWEPSNAKDNSQSGYTGNVHVDAYTLTGTRLWRVDLGRNIRAGAHYTQFQVYDYDGDGRAEVAMKTADGTRSGTGQVIGNANADHRNSSGYVLAGPEYLTMFDGRTGAVLSTVTYDPPRGTVSSWGDNYGNRVDRFLAGTAYLDGQRPSLIMARGYYTRAVVAAWDFRNGTLTKRWTFDSNAAGNSAAAGQGNHQLSVADVDADGRQEIVYGAATIDDNGRLLHSTGNGHGDAMHVGDLDPTRAGLEVFKVDEDASKPSSYFADARTGQLLWSTPASGDNGRGVSADIWAGSPGAESWSAAVSYLANTRGQNVGRKPSSTNFLAWWDGDPVRELLDGTRIDKYGTGGDTRLLTGSGVTANNGTKSTPALSADLLGDWREEVIWRTTDNRALRIYSTPTPTSTRIHTLMHDPQYRVAIAWQNTAYNQPPHPSFFIGDGMAPPPTPAIYLR, via the coding sequence GTGCCAACCAAACACCTACGCCGCCGTACCCCGGCCCGTACCCGGGCGGTTCTCGCCGCCGTCGCGGCGGTCGGCACCCTCGCCGCCGGCACCCTGCCGACGGTCGCCGCCGCCGACGCCGCCGGCTGTCGGGTCGACTACCGGATCACCAACCAGTGGACCGGCGGCTTCGGCGCCGACGTCACCGTCACCAACCTCGGCGACCCGATCGACGGCTGGACCCTCACCTGGTCGTTCGCCGCCGGCCAGCAGGTCGTCCAGGCCTGGAACGCCACCGTCACCTCCACCGGCGCGCAGGTCACCGCCCGCGACGCCGGCTACAACGCCGTGCTCGGCACCGGCGGCACGGCCAGCTTCGGCTTCAACGGCTCATGGACCGCCAGCAACCCGGTGCCGACGAGTTTCGCGCTCAACGGCACCACCTGCACCGGCGCCACCCCGCCACCGACCAGCCCACCAACGCCGACCATCGGGCCACCGACCATGCCACCCACCACGCCACCGCCCACCACCGGGCCACCGACCAACCCGCCGGCCGGGGCCAAGCAACTGGAGAACCTCGACCGGGGACTGGTGAGCGTCCGCTCCGGCAACGGCAACCTGGTCAGCTGGCGGCTGCTCGGCACCGAGACCACCGGGGTGTCCTTCAACCTGTACCGCGGCGCCACCCGGGTCAACGCCACCCCGATCACCGGGGCCACCAACCACCTCGACACCGGGGCCGCCGCCGGCTCGACGTACACCGTGCGGGCCGTGGTCGGCGGCGTCGAACAGGCCGCCTCCGCCCCCGCCCTGCAGTTCGGCGCCGGCTACCTCGACGTGCCGCTGCAGATTCCCCCCGGCGGCACCACCGGCAGCGGAGAGGCGTACACGTACACCGCCAACGATGCCAGCGTCGGCGACCTCGACGGCGACGGCCGGTACGAGATCGTGCTCAAGTGGGAACCGAGCAACGCCAAGGACAACTCGCAGTCCGGCTACACCGGCAACGTCCACGTCGACGCGTACACCCTCACCGGCACCCGGCTGTGGCGGGTCGACCTCGGCCGCAACATCCGCGCCGGGGCGCACTACACCCAGTTCCAGGTGTACGACTACGACGGCGACGGGCGCGCCGAGGTGGCCATGAAGACCGCCGACGGCACCCGCTCCGGCACCGGCCAGGTCATCGGCAACGCCAACGCCGACCACCGCAACTCCAGCGGCTACGTCCTCGCCGGCCCCGAGTACCTCACCATGTTCGACGGCCGTACCGGCGCCGTCCTCTCCACCGTCACCTACGACCCGCCACGCGGCACCGTCTCCTCCTGGGGCGACAACTACGGCAACCGGGTCGACCGGTTCCTCGCCGGCACCGCCTACCTCGACGGCCAACGCCCCTCGCTGATCATGGCCCGGGGCTACTACACCCGCGCGGTCGTCGCCGCCTGGGACTTCCGCAACGGCACCCTGACCAAGCGGTGGACCTTCGACTCCAACGCCGCCGGCAACTCCGCCGCCGCCGGCCAGGGCAACCACCAGCTTTCCGTCGCCGACGTCGACGCCGACGGCCGGCAGGAGATCGTGTACGGCGCCGCCACCATCGACGACAACGGCCGACTGCTGCACTCCACCGGCAACGGCCACGGCGACGCCATGCACGTGGGCGACCTCGACCCCACCCGCGCCGGCCTGGAGGTCTTCAAGGTCGACGAGGACGCCAGCAAACCCAGCTCCTACTTCGCCGACGCCCGTACCGGCCAGCTCCTCTGGTCCACCCCCGCCTCGGGAGACAACGGCCGGGGCGTCTCCGCCGACATCTGGGCCGGCAGCCCCGGCGCCGAATCCTGGTCCGCCGCGGTGAGCTACCTGGCCAACACCCGGGGACAGAACGTCGGCCGCAAACCCTCCTCGACGAACTTCCTCGCCTGGTGGGACGGCGACCCGGTCCGGGAACTGCTCGACGGCACCCGAATCGACAAGTACGGCACCGGCGGCGACACCCGACTGCTCACCGGCAGTGGGGTCACCGCCAACAACGGCACCAAGTCCACCCCGGCGCTCTCCGCCGACCTCCTCGGCGACTGGCGGGAGGAGGTGATCTGGCGCACCACCGACAACCGGGCGCTGCGCATCTACAGCACCCCGACGCCGACCAGCACCCGGATCCACACCCTGATGCACGACCCGCAGTACCGGGTCGCCATCGCCTGGCAGAACACCGCCTACAACCAGCCGCCGCACCCGAGCTTCTTCATCGGTGACGGGATGGCGCCTCCGCCGACCCCCGCGATCTACCTACGCTGA
- a CDS encoding RrF2 family transcriptional regulator → MRLSARVDYALRAAAELAAVPEGGRSRPVTAEQIARAQEIPPKFLESILLQLRRGGIVHAQRGPEGGYWLARPAAEISLAEVIRVIDGPLAHVRGQRPEQLGYLGAARALQEVWIALRASERQILELVSIADVAAGKLPERINELVADPDAWV, encoded by the coding sequence ATGCGCCTCTCCGCCCGGGTCGACTACGCCCTCCGTGCCGCCGCCGAGCTGGCCGCGGTCCCCGAGGGTGGGCGCTCCCGGCCGGTCACCGCCGAGCAGATCGCCCGAGCCCAGGAGATTCCGCCGAAATTCCTGGAGAGCATCCTGTTGCAGCTGCGCCGGGGTGGGATCGTGCACGCCCAGCGTGGCCCCGAGGGCGGCTACTGGCTGGCCCGACCGGCGGCCGAGATCTCCCTCGCCGAGGTGATCCGGGTGATCGACGGCCCGCTGGCACACGTGCGCGGCCAGCGGCCCGAGCAGCTGGGCTACCTCGGGGCGGCGCGGGCTCTGCAGGAGGTGTGGATCGCCCTGCGGGCCAGCGAACGGCAGATCCTGGAGCTGGTCTCGATCGCCGACGTCGCCGCCGGCAAGCTCCCGGAACGCATCAACGAGCTGGTCGCCGACCCTGACGCCTGGGTCTGA
- a CDS encoding serine/threonine protein kinase encodes MPLSSRDPQRTGPYELLGRLGAGGQGVVYLGRDQDGRLVAVKMINVDLHQNPRAKAQFAKEINAARRVAPFCTAQILFADVDGELPYVVSEFIEGPTLQRHVREHGPITGNALHRLAVGTATALTAIHRSDIVHCDLKPDNVVLGADGPRVIDFGIARALDVTETLTNRIMGTTPYMAPERFRDTEVGPASDVFAWAATIAFAAAGRPPFGTGPLPVVMHRVLHDPPELAGLSAALTELIQECLDKEHQRRPSADQVLLRLLGHAAHPGAALPIRSVLRAGTDAAATQAVPRQQGSTRPYDMPATHQQPAPDEGPPPTTGQGTQPATGQGTQPATGQGFPPAPGPRTQPATGHGLPPAAGGGLRPAPPYRGGSGPAVGWPGRLRREVGDAWGISLAIFFGSVGVAVGYVASTMVGVAAAVGALTFVVVYGVRLLVAAAPNGAVTPNGAVTPNGTTAPNGTTAPNGTTAPSSAVPGATGTPGATAGTDGTDGAATRAGTGHSQHGGPGARPDA; translated from the coding sequence ATGCCGCTGAGTTCACGCGATCCGCAGCGGACCGGCCCCTACGAGCTGCTCGGTCGGCTCGGCGCGGGCGGTCAGGGGGTGGTCTACCTCGGCCGGGACCAGGACGGCCGGCTGGTCGCCGTCAAAATGATCAACGTGGACCTGCACCAGAACCCGCGGGCCAAGGCGCAGTTCGCCAAGGAGATCAACGCTGCCCGGCGGGTGGCGCCGTTCTGCACCGCGCAGATCCTCTTCGCCGACGTCGACGGCGAACTGCCGTACGTGGTGAGCGAGTTCATCGAGGGCCCCACCCTGCAACGGCACGTCCGGGAACACGGCCCGATCACCGGCAACGCGCTGCACCGGCTGGCCGTGGGTACCGCCACCGCGCTCACCGCGATCCATCGGTCCGACATCGTGCACTGTGACCTGAAGCCCGACAACGTGGTCCTCGGCGCGGACGGCCCGCGGGTGATCGACTTCGGCATCGCCCGGGCCCTGGACGTCACCGAGACGCTCACCAACCGGATCATGGGCACCACCCCGTACATGGCACCGGAACGGTTCCGCGACACCGAGGTCGGACCGGCCAGCGACGTCTTCGCCTGGGCGGCGACCATCGCCTTCGCGGCGGCGGGACGGCCGCCGTTCGGCACCGGCCCGCTGCCGGTGGTGATGCACCGGGTGTTGCACGATCCACCAGAGCTGGCCGGGCTCTCCGCCGCGTTGACCGAGCTGATTCAGGAGTGCCTGGACAAGGAGCACCAGCGCCGGCCGAGCGCCGACCAGGTCCTGCTGCGACTGCTGGGGCACGCCGCCCACCCCGGCGCGGCGCTGCCGATCCGGTCCGTGCTGCGCGCCGGCACCGACGCGGCGGCCACCCAGGCGGTCCCGCGCCAACAGGGTTCCACCCGCCCGTACGACATGCCGGCCACCCACCAGCAACCGGCACCGGACGAAGGACCACCGCCCACGACGGGCCAAGGGACGCAGCCCGCGACCGGCCAAGGGACGCAGCCCGCGACCGGCCAAGGATTTCCACCCGCACCGGGCCCACGAACGCAGCCCGCGACGGGCCACGGGTTACCACCCGCGGCGGGCGGAGGGCTGCGGCCCGCGCCGCCGTACCGGGGCGGGTCGGGGCCCGCGGTGGGCTGGCCGGGGCGGTTGCGTCGGGAGGTCGGCGACGCCTGGGGGATCTCGCTCGCGATCTTCTTCGGCTCGGTCGGGGTGGCCGTCGGCTACGTCGCGTCCACCATGGTGGGCGTCGCCGCCGCCGTCGGCGCGCTGACCTTCGTCGTGGTCTACGGTGTGCGTCTCCTGGTCGCCGCCGCCCCGAACGGAGCCGTCACCCCGAACGGAGCCGTCACCCCGAACGGAACCACCGCCCCGAACGGAACCACCGCCCCGAACGGAACCACCGCCCCGAGTTCGGCCGTCCCGGGCGCGACCGGCACACCGGGCGCGACCGCCGGGACCGACGGAACCGACGGTGCTGCGACGCGGGCCGGCACCGGCCACAGTCAGCACGGTGGACCGGGCGCCCGCCCGGACGCCTGA
- a CDS encoding ANTAR domain-containing response regulator, producing MAETQTDAERRRVLIAEDEALIRLDLAEMLVEEGYEVVGEAGDGETAVRLAEELKPDLVILDIKMPIMDGLAAAERIAGGRIAPVIILTAFSQRDLVERARAAGAMAYLVKPFQKSDLVPAVEIALSRYAEVSALEAEVAGLTDRLEIRKTVERAKGALMTTYGMTEPQAFKWIQRTAMDHRMTMKEVAERILAETAGGEVAEPAS from the coding sequence GTGGCGGAGACGCAGACGGATGCCGAGCGTAGGCGCGTACTGATCGCCGAGGACGAGGCGCTCATCCGGCTGGACCTGGCCGAGATGCTGGTCGAGGAGGGCTACGAGGTGGTCGGCGAGGCCGGTGACGGTGAGACCGCCGTCCGGTTGGCCGAGGAGCTCAAGCCCGACCTGGTCATCCTGGACATCAAGATGCCGATCATGGATGGTCTGGCCGCCGCCGAGCGGATCGCCGGGGGCCGGATCGCGCCGGTGATCATCCTGACCGCGTTCAGCCAGCGGGACCTGGTCGAGCGGGCCCGTGCCGCCGGGGCGATGGCGTACCTGGTGAAGCCGTTCCAGAAGAGCGACCTGGTGCCGGCGGTGGAGATCGCCCTCTCCCGGTACGCGGAGGTCTCGGCGCTGGAGGCGGAGGTGGCCGGGCTGACCGACCGCCTGGAGATCCGCAAGACCGTGGAGCGTGCCAAGGGCGCGCTGATGACCACGTACGGGATGACCGAGCCGCAGGCGTTCAAGTGGATCCAGCGCACCGCGATGGACCACCGGATGACCATGAAGGAGGTCGCCGAGCGGATCCTGGCCGAGACCGCCGGCGGCGAGGTGGCCGAGCCCGCCTCCTGA
- a CDS encoding pyridoxal-dependent decarboxylase has protein sequence MAEHMDPEEFRRAGYAVVDWIADYWATLGQRPVTTTDPPGTVTASLPAGPPEHGEPVAAVLADLDDLIAPQLTHWQHPAFFGYFPANTSGPSVLGDLVSSGLGVQGMLWATGPAGTELETVLLDWLAELMDLPERFRSTSSGGGVIQDSASSATLVATLVALHRASGGRWRTAGVDRRYRVYASTQGHSSIEKAARITGLGTDGLRPVEVDPDTQAMCPRALRAAIADDLADGIVPAIVVATVGTTSTTAVDPLPEIGAICAEYGVWLHVDAAYAGAAAVCPELRWTHTGLRYADSYCFDPHKWLLTGFDCDAFWVADAAELVEALTVLPEYLRNAASESGAVIDYRDWQVPLGRRLRALKLWFVLRWYGAAGLRAHVRSGVALADRFATRVRADDRFEVVAPHPFALVCFRLVAGDGASAELLARVNATGRTYLTHTRVAGRYALRLAVGSPQTTSAHVDQVWQLLATTATDLLADRPG, from the coding sequence ATGGCTGAGCACATGGACCCCGAGGAGTTCCGCCGGGCCGGGTACGCCGTCGTGGACTGGATCGCCGACTACTGGGCCACCCTCGGGCAACGCCCGGTGACCACCACGGACCCGCCGGGTACGGTGACGGCGTCCCTGCCGGCCGGGCCGCCGGAGCACGGTGAGCCGGTGGCCGCGGTCCTGGCCGACCTGGACGACCTGATCGCACCCCAACTCACCCACTGGCAGCATCCCGCCTTCTTCGGGTACTTCCCGGCCAACACCAGCGGGCCGAGCGTCCTCGGCGACCTGGTCAGCTCCGGTCTGGGAGTGCAGGGCATGCTCTGGGCGACCGGCCCGGCCGGCACCGAGTTGGAGACGGTGCTGCTGGACTGGCTGGCCGAGCTGATGGACCTGCCCGAACGGTTCCGGTCGACCTCGTCCGGCGGTGGGGTCATCCAGGACTCGGCCTCCTCGGCGACCCTGGTGGCCACCCTCGTCGCGCTGCACCGGGCGAGCGGGGGTCGCTGGCGGACCGCGGGCGTCGACCGCCGCTACCGGGTGTACGCCTCCACGCAGGGGCACTCCTCGATCGAGAAGGCCGCCCGGATCACCGGACTCGGCACCGACGGGCTCCGGCCGGTCGAGGTGGATCCGGACACCCAGGCGATGTGCCCGCGGGCGTTACGCGCGGCGATCGCCGACGACCTGGCCGACGGGATCGTGCCGGCAATCGTGGTGGCCACCGTCGGGACCACCTCCACCACCGCCGTCGACCCGCTGCCCGAGATCGGCGCGATCTGCGCGGAGTACGGCGTCTGGTTGCACGTGGACGCCGCGTACGCCGGTGCCGCCGCGGTCTGCCCGGAGCTGCGCTGGACCCACACCGGCCTGCGGTACGCCGACTCGTACTGTTTCGATCCGCACAAGTGGCTGCTGACCGGCTTCGACTGTGACGCGTTCTGGGTGGCCGACGCCGCCGAGTTGGTCGAGGCGCTCACGGTGCTGCCGGAGTACCTGCGCAACGCGGCCTCCGAGTCGGGTGCGGTGATCGACTACCGGGACTGGCAGGTGCCGCTGGGCCGCCGGTTGCGGGCGTTGAAGCTCTGGTTCGTGCTGCGCTGGTACGGCGCGGCGGGCCTGCGGGCGCACGTCCGCTCCGGGGTGGCGCTGGCCGACCGGTTCGCCACCCGGGTACGCGCCGACGACCGCTTCGAGGTGGTCGCCCCGCACCCGTTCGCGCTTGTCTGTTTCCGGCTGGTCGCCGGGGACGGGGCGAGCGCCGAGCTGCTGGCCCGGGTCAACGCCACCGGCCGGACGTACCTGACCCACACCCGGGTCGCCGGCCGGTACGCCCTGCGGCTGGCGGTCGGCTCCCCGCAGACCACCTCGGCACACGTGGACCAGGTGTGGCAGCTGCTCGCGACGACCGCGACCGACCTGCTCGCCGACCGACCGGGGTGA
- a CDS encoding Lrp/AsnC family transcriptional regulator — protein sequence MPAVPNDVRPFAALDDVDRAILTELAADGRLPNNALAERVGVAASTCLTRTRALRECGAIRGFHADVDPAAVGLPLQALVSVRLTAHERAAVDAFRARSVRLPGVVSVFHVAGADDYVLHVRAASGDALRDFVLDHLAVDPAVAHTETSLIFEQVRGAG from the coding sequence ATGCCTGCTGTACCGAATGATGTGCGGCCGTTCGCGGCCCTGGACGACGTCGACCGCGCGATCCTGACCGAGCTGGCCGCCGACGGCCGGTTGCCGAACAACGCCCTCGCCGAGCGGGTGGGCGTGGCGGCGTCGACGTGTCTGACCCGGACCCGGGCGCTGCGCGAGTGCGGGGCGATCCGGGGTTTCCACGCCGACGTCGATCCGGCGGCGGTCGGGTTGCCGTTGCAGGCGTTGGTGTCGGTCCGGTTGACGGCGCACGAGCGGGCGGCGGTGGACGCGTTCCGGGCCCGATCGGTGCGGTTGCCGGGGGTGGTGTCGGTGTTCCACGTGGCGGGTGCCGACGACTACGTGTTGCACGTGCGGGCGGCGTCGGGGGACGCGTTGCGGGACTTCGTGCTGGACCATCTGGCGGTGGATCCGGCGGTCGCGCACACCGAGACGTCGTTGATCTTCGAGCAGGTACGCGGAGCGGGCTGA
- a CDS encoding sulfite exporter TauE/SafE family protein, translating to MRKLLVLTLVGLAAQLVDGALGMGYGLTSTTLLLVAGVAPAAASASVHLAEIGTTLASGVAHWRFGNVDWRVVGRIAVPGAVGAFAGATVLSWLSTETAAPWMAAILFTLGVYLLVRFARRLPATRTVGRLRSRFLGPLGLVAGFVDATGGGGWGPVATPALLVSGRMEPRKVIGSVDTSEFVVSVAASLGFLIGLGGAGFVLPMVLALLIGGLIAAPIAAWLVRVVPAQLLGAAVGGVIVLTNARILIQVGPVGSSAQPVIYALLVAGWVTALVLAVRALRRTRREEAAAAATATPERPLASVDN from the coding sequence ATGCGTAAGCTGCTGGTCCTCACCCTGGTCGGGCTCGCCGCGCAGCTGGTCGACGGTGCCCTCGGCATGGGGTACGGCCTGACCTCGACCACCCTGCTGCTGGTCGCCGGGGTGGCCCCCGCCGCCGCGTCGGCCTCGGTGCACCTGGCCGAGATCGGCACCACGCTGGCCTCCGGGGTGGCCCACTGGCGCTTCGGCAACGTCGACTGGCGGGTGGTCGGCCGGATCGCGGTGCCCGGCGCGGTCGGCGCGTTCGCCGGCGCCACCGTGCTGAGCTGGCTCTCCACCGAGACCGCCGCACCCTGGATGGCCGCGATCCTGTTCACCCTCGGCGTCTACCTGCTGGTGCGCTTCGCCCGCCGGCTGCCCGCCACCCGTACCGTCGGGCGGTTGCGCAGCCGGTTCCTCGGCCCGCTCGGGCTGGTCGCCGGTTTCGTCGACGCCACCGGCGGCGGTGGCTGGGGACCGGTCGCCACGCCGGCGCTGCTGGTCTCCGGGCGGATGGAGCCGCGCAAGGTGATCGGCTCGGTGGACACCTCCGAGTTCGTGGTCTCCGTCGCGGCCAGCCTCGGGTTCCTCATCGGTCTCGGCGGGGCGGGCTTCGTGCTGCCCATGGTGCTGGCCCTGCTGATCGGCGGGCTGATCGCGGCGCCGATCGCCGCCTGGCTGGTGCGCGTCGTCCCGGCGCAACTGCTCGGCGCGGCGGTCGGTGGCGTGATCGTGCTTACCAACGCCCGGATCCTCATCCAGGTAGGCCCGGTCGGCAGTAGCGCGCAGCCGGTGATCTACGCGCTGCTGGTGGCCGGCTGGGTCACCGCACTGGTGCTCGCGGTCCGCGCCCTGCGCCGGACCCGCCGGGAGGAGGCCGCCGCGGCGGCCACCGCGACCCCCGAGCGGCCCCTGGCCTCCGTCGACAACTGA